Proteins from a genomic interval of Perognathus longimembris pacificus isolate PPM17 chromosome 14, ASM2315922v1, whole genome shotgun sequence:
- the LOC125363435 gene encoding LOW QUALITY PROTEIN: inverted formin-2-like (The sequence of the model RefSeq protein was modified relative to this genomic sequence to represent the inferred CDS: inserted 3 bases in 3 codons; deleted 2 bases in 2 codons), translating into MSVKEGAQRKWAALKEKLGPPDSDPTEANLESADPELCIRLLQVPSVVNYSGLRKRLESSDGGWMVQFLEQSGLDLLLEALARLAGRGVARIADALLQLTCISCVRAVMNSRQGLEYILSNPGYVRQLSLALDTSNVMVKKQVFELLAALCIYSPEGHALTLDALDHYKTVCGQQYRFSVIMSELSDSDNVPYVVTLLSVVNAIILGPEALRARTQLRGEFIGLQLLDVLTRLRDLEDADLLIQLEAFEEARAEDEEELQRSCGGLDMSSHQEVFTSLFHKVSCSPASAQLLSVLQGLLHLEPTRRPGQLLWEALESLVNRAVLLASDAQGCPSEEVVERLLSVKGRPRPSPRDKAHKGVQANLGPSPRDVAAPPGPQPGLAPTGPRPQTAGSQPAPRPSGLPPXSPLPGPPPPPASGPPPPPPPPPPPPPLPGPGGAFTSAPPPPPPPPLPGPGGAFTSAPPPPPPPPLPGPGGAFTSAPPPPPPPPPAGPGGAFTSAPPPPPLPGPGGPFTSAPPPPPPPPLPGPGGAFTSAPPPPPPPPLPGPGCFPPPPPPLPGAPAPSPAGGVEDILVAQVDHGLGSAWVPSHLRVTPPTLRMKKLNWQKLPSNVARERNSMWAALSSPGAELVEPDLSSIERLFCFPVAKPKEPSAAPARKEPKEVTFLDSKKSLNLNIFLKQFKCSNEEVTAMLRAGDTTKFDVEILKQLLKLLPEKHETENLRAFAQERARLASADQFYVLLLDIPCYQLRVECMLLCEGTALVLDMVRPKAQLVLGACQGLLTSHRLPVFCQLILKIGNFLNYGSHTGNADGFKISTLLKLTETKSQHSRVTLLHHVLEEVERSHPDLLQLPQDLELPARAAGINVEIIRSEASANLKKLLETERKVSMSVPEVQEQYSERLKASIAACRALDEVFEAIEQKKVALADYLCEEPRQLSLEDTFCTMKAFRDLFTRALKENKDRKEQLAKAERRKQQLAEEEARRPRGEDGKPVRKGPGRQEEVCVIDALLADIRKGFQLRKTARGGRGDAEPGGRGAPAGPPRATEPAAKASEPGRAGGTGHAASEPGARAPPPAAEPQGRDLVDAASPGEPGPPALERQTSWYEDASDVLXPEDAPSFRPAQGAWPVTLGDAQALHPAEFSSAPPGXQSAPPEAEAPSTRRGPRETRRGHTAPESVLDTSPDKSFSEDAVTDSSGSGTLPRARGRTSKGTGKRRKKRPSRSQEAEVAPGSDGSKSKGPCALQ; encoded by the exons ATGTCGGTGAAGGAGGGTGCCCAGCGCAAGTGGGCAGCGCTGAAGGAGAAGCTGGGGCCGCCGGACTCGGACCCCACCGAGGCCAACCTGGAGAGCGCCGACCCCGAGCTGTGCATCCGGCTGCTGCAGGTGCCCTCGGTGGTCAACTACTCGGGCCTGCGCAAGCGCCTGGAGAGCAGCGACGGCGGCTGGATGGTGCAGTTCCTGGAGCAGAGCGGCCTGGACCTGCTGCTGGAGGCGCTGGCCCGGCTGGCCGGCCGCGGCGTGGCCCGCATCGCCGACGCCCTGCTGCAGCTCACCTGCATCAGCTGCGTGCGCGCCGTCATGAACTCCCGGCAGGGCCTCGAGTACATCCTCAGCAACCCGGGCTACGTGCGCCAGCTCTCTCTGG CCCTGGACACGTCCAACGTGATGGTCAAAAAGCAGGTGTTTGAGCTGCTGGCTGCCCTGTGCATCTACTCCCCCGAGGGCCACGCCCTGACGCTGGACGCCCTGGACCATTACAAG acGGTGTGCGGCCAGCAGTACCGCTTCAGCGTCATCATGAGCGAACTTTCCGACAGCGACAACGTGCCCTACGTGGTCACTCTGCTGAGCGTGGTCAACGCCATCATCCTGGGCCCCGAGGCCCTGCGGGCCCGCACCCAGCTGCGCGGCGAGTTCATCG ggctGCAGCTGCTGGACGTTCTGACCCGGCTTCG GGACCTGGAGGACGCTGACCTGCTGATCCAGCTGGAGGCCTTCGAGGAGGCCCGGgccgaggacgaggaggagctgCAGCGCAGCTGCGGGGGGCTGGACATGAGCAGCCACCAGGAGGTCTTCACCTCGCTCTTCCACAAG gtgAGCTGCTCCCCCGCCTCGGCCCAGCTGCTGTCGGTGCTGCAGGGCCTCCTGCATCTGGAGCCCACGCGCCGCCCGGGCCAGCTGCTCTGGGAGGCCCTGGAGAGCCTGGTGAACCGGGCCGTGCTCCTGGCCAGCGACG CCCAGGGGTGCCCCTCGGAGGAGGTGGTGGAACGGCTCCTGTCCGTGAAAGGCCGGCCCCGACCCAGCCCTCGGGACAAGGCCCACAAGGGCGTCCAGGCCAACCTAGGCCCGAGCCCCAGAGACGTGGCCGCCCCGCCGGGCCCGCAGCCGGGCCTGGCTCCCACGGGCCCGCGCCCGCAGACCGCCGGCAGCCAGCCAGCCCCGCGGCCCTCGGGCCTGCcgc gctcccccctccccggccccccccctcccccggcgtcCGGCccccctccgcctccgcctccgcctcccccccctccacccctgccagGCCCGGGGGGAGCGTTTACCTcagcgccccctccaccccctccgccccccctgcCAGGCCCCGGGGGGGCGTTTACCTcagcgccccctccacccccgccaccccccctgCCAGGCCCCGGGGGGGCGTTTACCTcagcgccccctccacccccgccacccccccctgcC GGCCCCGGGGGGGCGTTTACCTcagcgccccctccacccccactgcCAGGCCCCGGGGGGCCGTTTACCTcagcgccccctccaccccctccgccccccctgcCAGGCCCCGGGGGGGCGTTTACCTcagcgccccctccaccccctccgccccccctgcCAGGCCCCGGGTGCTTCCCCCCTCCGCCGCCCCCGCTGCCCGgggcgcccgccccctccccggcgggTGGCGTGGAGGACATCCTCGTGGCCCAGGTGGACCACGGCCTGGGCTCGGCCTGGGTCCCCAGCCACCTGCGGGTGACGCCGCCCACGCTGCGCATGAAGAAGCTCAACTGGCAGAAGCTGCCCTCCAACGTGGCCCGAG agCGCAACTCCATGTGGGCCGCGCTGAGCAGCCCTGGCGCGGAGCTGGTGGAGCCCGACCTCTCCAGCATCGAGCGGCTCTTCTGCTTCCCCGTGGCCAAGCCCAAGGAGCCCTCCGCTGCCCCCGCCAGAAAGGAGCCCAAGGAG GTCACTTTTCTGGACTCCAAGAAGAGCCTGAACCTCAACATCTTCCTGAAGCAGTTTAAGTG CTCCAACGAGGAAGTCACCGCCATGCTCCGGGCTGGGGACACCACCAAGTTTGATGTCGAGATCCTCAAGCAACTCCTGAAGCTCCTTCCGGAGAAACACGAG ACGGAGAACCTGCGGGCCTTCGCGCAAGAGCGGGCCAGGCTGGCCAGTGCCGACCAGTTCTACGTCCTCCTGCTGGACATCCCGTG CTACCAGCTGAGGGTGGAGTGCATGCTGCTGTGTGAGGGCACCGCCCTCGTGCTGGACATGGTGCGGCCCAAGGCTCAGCTGGTGCTCGGCGCCTGCCAGG GCCTGCTCACCAGCCACCGGCTGCCCGTCTTCTGCCAGCTGATCCTGAAGATCGGGAATTTCCTCAACTAC GGCAGCCACACGGGAAACGCGGACGGCTTCAAGATCAGCACCCTGCTGAAGCTCACCGAGACCAAGTCCCAGCACAGCCGCGTGACCCTGCTCCACCACGTGCTGGAG GAGGTGGAGAGGAGCCACCCAGACCTCCTGCAGCTGCCCCAGGACCTGGAGCTGCCCGCCCGGGCCGCGGG GATCAATGTGGAAATCATTCGCTCAGAAGCCAGTGCCAACCTGAAGAAGCTTCTAGAGACAGAGCGGAAGGTGTCCATGTCCGTCCCCGAGGTGCAGGAGCAGTACTCGGAACGCCTGAAG GCCAGCATCGCGGCCTGCAGGGCTCTGGACGAGGTGTTCGAGGCCATCGAGCAGAAGAAGGTGGCGCTGGCCGACTACCTGTGTGAGGAGCCCCGGCAGCTGTCCCTGGAGGACACGTTCTGCACCATGAAGGCCTTCCGGGACCTCTTCACCCGGGCCCTGAAG GAGAACAAGGACCGGAAGGAGCAACTGGCGAAGGCGGAGCGGAGGAAGCAGCAGCTGGCAGAGGAGGAGGCGCGGAGGCCGAGGGGCGAGGACGGGAAGCCTG TGCGGAAGGGGCCTGGCCGGCAGGAGGAGGTGTGCGTCATCGACGCCTTGCTGGCGGACATCAGG AAGGGTTTCCAGCTGCGGAAGACggcgcgcgggggccggggcgacGCGGAGCCCGGCGGCAGGGGGGCCCCGGCCGGCCCCCCACGGGCCACAGAGCCTG CCGCGAAGGCGTCGGAGCCAGGCCGGGCCGGTGGGACGGGCCACGCCGCCTCGGAGCCAGGCGCCCGGGCGCCGCCCCCGGCCGCCGAGCCCCAGGGCCGGGACCTCGTGGACGCCGCGAGCCCCGGGGAGCCCGGCCCCCCCGCCCTGGAGAGGCAGACCTCCTGGTACGAGGACGCCAGCGACGTCC GTCCTGAAGACGCCCCGAGCTTCCGGCCCGCCCAGGGGGCCTGGCCCGTGACGCTGGGCGACGCCCAGGCCCTGCACCCTGCCGAGTTCAGCAGCGCACCCCCGG CCCAGAGTGCACCCCCGGAGGCCGAGGCCCCGAGCACGCGCCGGGGCCCCCGCGAGACGAGACGAGGACACACCGCCCCGGAGTCCGTGCTGGACACGTCCCCGGACAAGTCCTTCTCTGAAGACGCCGTGACGGACTCTTCGGGGTCGGGGACCCTGCCCAGGGCCCGGGGCCGGACCTCGAAGGGGACCGGCAAGCGAAGGAAGAAGCGTCCTTCAAGGAGCCAGGAAG CAGAGGTTGCCCCCGGCTCTGACGGTAGTAAATCAAAAGGGCCGTGTGCCCTGCAGTGA